In Pseudomonadota bacterium, one genomic interval encodes:
- the lpxD gene encoding UDP-3-O-(3-hydroxymyristoyl)glucosamine N-acyltransferase: protein MLKALTVRQIIDQLGGDVVGDPTISVTGIGSIKNARSGQLTFFSDAKLASYIPRSEASVVVVAAENADRFGTAITKIIVEKPHLYFSQTLNLLFSISNLARGVSVTASIADTAILGDNVAVGSHAIVEDGAEIAEAVVLGARAYVGKGAKIGLNSILHPGAIVLDGCEIGDNCVIHSGAVIGGDGFGYVHDNAQWIKVPQIGRVVIKDHCEIGCNTTIDRGAIDDTVIGKGVKIDNQVQIGHNCCIGDNTIISGCVGIAGSVEIGNNCRIGGAAMVSGHLSVCDNVDISGGSLVSKSILKPGRYTSVYPLSEHGVWKKNAANIRHLSELKSRIKELEVLLSRPSSDGDSQ, encoded by the coding sequence GTGCTAAAGGCCCTGACAGTTCGGCAAATAATAGATCAGTTGGGTGGGGATGTTGTTGGCGATCCAACTATTTCCGTGACCGGGATCGGATCCATTAAAAATGCACGCAGTGGGCAGCTAACTTTTTTTTCTGATGCTAAATTAGCCTCATATATTCCTCGAAGTGAAGCCTCAGTGGTAGTCGTTGCCGCTGAGAATGCCGACAGATTCGGGACGGCGATTACTAAAATAATCGTCGAAAAGCCCCATCTATATTTCTCCCAAACATTGAACTTGTTATTTTCGATCTCTAATCTTGCAAGAGGTGTGAGTGTAACAGCGAGTATTGCTGATACTGCTATTTTAGGGGACAACGTTGCAGTGGGCTCCCATGCGATTGTTGAGGATGGGGCAGAGATTGCTGAAGCTGTTGTTCTAGGGGCACGCGCTTATGTTGGTAAAGGAGCGAAAATTGGCTTAAATTCCATATTACACCCTGGGGCAATAGTACTTGACGGGTGTGAGATTGGTGACAACTGCGTGATTCACAGCGGGGCGGTCATTGGCGGCGACGGATTTGGTTATGTTCACGATAACGCCCAATGGATCAAGGTTCCTCAGATTGGACGTGTGGTAATTAAAGACCATTGTGAAATTGGATGTAATACGACTATTGACCGAGGAGCAATTGATGACACCGTGATTGGTAAAGGAGTCAAAATCGACAACCAAGTTCAAATTGGACACAACTGTTGTATTGGCGACAACACCATTATTTCCGGATGTGTTGGGATTGCAGGCAGTGTTGAGATTGGAAACAATTGCCGGATTGGTGGTGCTGCGATGGTTTCCGGCCATTTGAGTGTCTGTGATAATGTGGATATATCTGGTGGCTCACTCGTATCAAAGAGCATATTGAAACCGGGGAGATATACCAGTGTCTACCCATTGAGCGAACATGGGGTATGGAAGAAAAATGCGGCTAATATTCGACATTTATCTGAACTTAAATCACGAATTAAGGAATTAGAGGTTCTTTTGTCAAGACCTTCAAGCGACGGCGATAGTCAATAA
- the bamA gene encoding outer membrane protein assembly factor BamA, with the protein MNNLYKVVVLIFFMSLSFASSAFDTFVIEDIRVEGIQRTDAGLIFSNLSVQVGDNMEPEIAGQIIRSLFKLGFFDDVQVFTEGNVLVVKLVERPAVYKISVSGSKLLTEEKIIEALSQMGLRESVILDGAILDLVEQELKNLYMSKGKYGVEIITTTTPLERNRVAVNFDVFEGPKALIEKINFVGNAFYTDDELGKKMSLKSPARINVFKGAFEYSKQKLEGDQEAIRSLYLDNGYADFQIESTQVQLSSDRERVFITMSFSEGEKFIFDSISMAGDSVVSIEDLLQLVDIIPGEVFSRKRLTDLSQKIINRLGEYGYANASVNAVPEKDVEGAKIGFTLYVNAGQRVYVRRIDINGNIETRDEVIRRELRQMEGAWYSIKDINRSKQRLNLLGFFSEVIINTNSVPGATDQVDLEVKVVERLTGNLTLGVGFSSTEQLLLQFALSQNNFFGTGNSLGLTVSSGKINETYEIDYTNPYATDDGVSRTYKAGKRTTDVSSLVVSAFSTSTLNGSVTVGVPLTEYDKIYYGIGAEQTQITLGANPTATYQEFVNLNGTENTVIPFTIGWSRDKRDSAIYPTDGLMQRFGSELASPAGDLYYYSLMYNAEWYRPLTNDMTLRLGGSVAYAEDYDSKQLPFYKNLYAGGPSSVRGYQSSSMGPLNSLGQALGGKRRILSQVEVIFPFPGVNMDKSQRFTFFVDAGSVTNHFEDGLDEMRYSAGLGFNWYSPVGPMRFSIAKALNAEVTDKKDVFQFTLGTGF; encoded by the coding sequence ATGAATAACCTATATAAAGTTGTCGTGCTGATATTTTTCATGAGCCTAAGCTTTGCCTCAAGTGCCTTCGATACGTTTGTTATTGAAGATATCAGGGTCGAGGGAATTCAAAGGACTGATGCTGGCTTAATATTTTCTAATCTTTCCGTTCAAGTTGGAGATAATATGGAGCCAGAAATAGCGGGTCAAATTATTCGTTCGTTGTTTAAGTTGGGATTTTTTGATGATGTTCAGGTTTTTACTGAAGGAAATGTGCTTGTTGTGAAACTTGTCGAACGGCCGGCTGTTTATAAAATATCCGTTTCGGGATCGAAACTCCTCACCGAAGAAAAAATCATTGAGGCGTTAAGCCAAATGGGTTTACGTGAGTCTGTCATACTCGACGGCGCAATACTCGATCTCGTCGAACAGGAATTAAAGAATCTCTATATGTCAAAGGGCAAGTATGGTGTCGAAATTATAACGACGACAACGCCTCTTGAGAGGAATCGAGTCGCGGTTAATTTTGATGTGTTTGAAGGTCCCAAAGCGCTCATTGAAAAAATAAATTTTGTTGGGAATGCATTTTATACAGATGACGAGCTCGGTAAGAAAATGAGCCTTAAATCTCCTGCTAGGATTAATGTGTTTAAGGGGGCTTTTGAATATTCTAAGCAAAAACTCGAAGGGGATCAGGAGGCAATACGGTCGCTTTATCTTGATAATGGCTACGCAGACTTTCAAATCGAGTCCACCCAAGTTCAGTTATCTTCAGATCGAGAGCGCGTATTTATAACGATGTCTTTTTCGGAAGGTGAAAAATTTATTTTTGATTCCATATCTATGGCGGGTGATTCGGTTGTTAGTATTGAAGATTTGCTTCAATTGGTCGATATAATCCCAGGGGAAGTATTCTCGCGGAAAAGGCTGACTGATCTATCCCAAAAAATAATAAATCGTTTGGGTGAGTATGGTTACGCAAACGCAAGTGTAAATGCTGTGCCAGAAAAGGACGTTGAGGGAGCCAAAATCGGATTTACCCTCTACGTCAATGCTGGGCAACGGGTATATGTGCGTCGGATAGACATTAATGGAAATATTGAGACAAGGGACGAGGTCATCCGCCGTGAATTAAGACAGATGGAAGGGGCTTGGTATTCGATAAAAGATATCAACCGTTCAAAACAGCGATTGAATCTTTTAGGTTTTTTCTCTGAGGTAATTATAAATACAAATTCCGTGCCGGGAGCTACAGATCAGGTTGATCTTGAAGTGAAGGTTGTCGAGCGTTTGACGGGTAACTTGACATTAGGTGTGGGTTTTTCGAGCACTGAGCAGTTATTGCTGCAATTTGCATTGTCTCAAAATAATTTTTTTGGGACCGGTAACTCACTGGGTCTTACCGTTTCTTCAGGCAAGATTAATGAGACTTATGAGATTGACTATACGAATCCCTATGCTACAGACGACGGGGTTAGTCGCACTTATAAGGCAGGGAAAAGAACTACCGACGTTAGCAGCTTAGTGGTGTCTGCTTTTTCTACATCAACACTCAATGGATCCGTTACCGTTGGGGTGCCGCTCACAGAATACGACAAAATTTATTATGGCATTGGGGCAGAGCAAACTCAAATTACTTTAGGAGCAAATCCGACAGCCACATATCAAGAGTTTGTCAATCTTAATGGCACCGAGAATACGGTCATTCCCTTTACGATAGGTTGGAGTCGTGACAAGAGAGACAGCGCAATCTATCCAACAGACGGTCTGATGCAGCGATTTGGGTCGGAGTTAGCCAGTCCTGCGGGAGATCTGTATTATTATTCACTTATGTACAATGCTGAGTGGTATCGGCCACTAACGAATGACATGACTCTGAGATTAGGCGGTTCGGTAGCGTATGCTGAAGACTACGATTCAAAACAACTTCCTTTTTATAAAAACCTTTATGCGGGAGGTCCGAGTTCAGTCAGAGGGTATCAGTCTAGTTCCATGGGACCTCTTAATTCTCTTGGTCAGGCATTAGGTGGGAAGCGCCGAATTCTATCGCAGGTAGAGGTAATATTCCCATTTCCAGGGGTCAATATGGATAAATCTCAGAGATTTACTTTTTTTGTAGATGCTGGTTCGGTTACTAATCATTTTGAAGATGGGTTGGATGAGATGAGGTATTCTGCCGGTCTAGGATTTAATTGGTATTCTCCTGTTGGTCCGATGAGGTTCAGTATTGCGAAAGCACTGAATGCCGAGGTTACTGATAAAAAAGATGTATTTCAATTCACTCTGGGTACAGGTTTTTGA
- a CDS encoding OmpH family outer membrane protein encodes MRKVSVYFKGLILMVSVGLAANVAAQDIKIGFVNTERVFKEAAPALRSNKKLQEEFASRDKEIKVVGAQANELKVKLEKDGLIMAESEKRKLESELSRLSREIQRLQREYREELNLRKQEELRVILRIANEEIDKIAKQEKYDLILQEAVYRSSRVDITDKVIEALADD; translated from the coding sequence GTGAGAAAAGTATCAGTGTACTTTAAAGGTTTGATTCTGATGGTTTCGGTTGGTTTAGCTGCCAATGTTGCTGCACAAGATATAAAGATTGGTTTTGTTAATACGGAACGCGTTTTTAAGGAGGCGGCACCAGCGCTGCGTTCCAATAAGAAGCTTCAGGAAGAATTCGCTTCTCGTGATAAAGAAATAAAAGTGGTTGGTGCCCAAGCGAACGAGTTAAAGGTTAAGCTCGAGAAAGACGGATTAATCATGGCTGAATCTGAAAAAAGAAAACTTGAGTCTGAGCTTTCTCGACTGTCACGAGAGATACAAAGGCTGCAACGAGAATATAGGGAAGAGCTCAATCTTAGGAAACAAGAAGAGCTGAGAGTTATTTTGCGTATCGCGAATGAAGAAATCGATAAGATCGCAAAACAAGAAAAATACGATTTGATATTGCAGGAGGCAGTGTATCGAAGTAGCCGCGTGGATATTACAGATAAAGTGATAGAGGCTCTTGCGGACGACTAA